One region of Hemiscyllium ocellatum isolate sHemOce1 chromosome 32, sHemOce1.pat.X.cur, whole genome shotgun sequence genomic DNA includes:
- the fzd2 gene encoding frizzled-2 — protein sequence MHVKVLPGGLLTVVWLLLCASERGKGQYQGERGISIPDHGFCQPISIPLCTDIAYNQTIMPNLLGHTNQEDAGLEVHQFYPLVKVQCSPELKFFLCSMYAPVCTVLEQAIPPCRSICERARQGCEALMNKFGFQWPERLRCENFPVHGTEQLCVGQNHSEEGAGAAGGAGAGLVTSLPTLSPQEPGTPRPPRSDRQHPFFHCPRALKVPSYLNYQFLGEKECAAPCEPSRPDGYMFFNEQEIRFARIWILIWSALCCASTLFTVTTYLVDMQRFRYPERPIIFLSGCYTMVSIAYIAGFVLGNRVVCNEGFSEDGYRTVVQGTKKEGCTILFMMLYFFSMASSIWWVILSLTWFLAAGMKWGHEAIEANSQYFHLAAWAVPAVKTITILAMGQIDGDLLSGVCFVGLNSLDPLRGFVLAPLFVYLFIGTSFLLAGFVSLFRIRTIMKHDGTKTEKLEKLMVRIGVFSVLYTVPATIVIACYFYEQAFREQWERSWVSQTCKSYAIPCPLHYYPRMTPDFTVYMIKYLMTLIVGITSGFWIWSGKTLHSWRKFYTRLTNSKHGETTV from the coding sequence ATGCATGTGAAGGTGTTGCCGGGCGGACTGCTGACCGTGGTCTGGCTGCTCCTGTGTGCTtccgagagagggaaggggcagtATCAGGGGGAGAGGGGCATCTCGATCCCGGACCATGGATTCTGCCAGCCCATCTCCATCCCGCTGTGCACCGACATCGCTTACAACCAGACCATCATGCCCAACCTGCTGGGGCACACCAACCAGGAGGACGCGGGGCTGGAGGTGCACCAGTTCTACCCGCTGGTCAAGGTGCAGTGCTCCCCGGAGCTGAAGTTCTTCCTGTGCTCGATGTACGCGCCGGTGTGCACGGTGCTGGAGCAGGCCATCCCGCCGTGCCGCTCCATCTGCGAGCGGGCCAGGCAGGGCTGCGAGGCGCTCATGAACAAGTTCGGCTTCCAGTGGCCGGAGCGGCTGCGCTGCGAGAACTTCCCGGTGCACGGCACCGAGCAGCTGTGCGTGGGCCAGAACCACTCGGAGGAAGGCGCCGGGGCAGCCGGAGGGGCGGGGGCTGGGCTGGTCACCAGCCTGCCCACCCTGAGCCCCCAGGAGCCGGGCACCCCCCGGCCACCCCGCTCTGACCGCCAGCACCCCTTCTTCCATTGCCCGCGGGCCCTCAAGGTGCCCTCCTACCTCAACTACCAGTTCCTGGGCGAGAAGGAGTGCGCCGCGCCCTGCGAGCCCTCCCGGCCGGACGGCTACATGTTCTTCAACGAGCAGGAGATCCGCTTCGCCCGCATCTGGATCCTGATCTGGTCGGCGCTGTGCTGCGCCTCCACCCTGTTCACCGTCACCACCTACCTGGTGGACATGCAGCGCTTCCGCTACCCCGAGCGGCCCATCATCTTCCTGTCGGGCTGCTACACCATGGTGTCCATCGCCTACATCGCTGGCTTCGTGCTGGGCAACCGGGTGGTCTGCAACGAGGGCTTCTCGGAGGACGGCTACCGCACGGTGGTGCAGGGCACCAAGAAGGAGGGCTGCACCATCCTCTTCATGATGCTCTACTTCTTCAGCATGGCCAGCTCCATCTGGTGGGTCATCCTGTCCCTCACCTGGTTCCTGGCGGCGGGCATGAAGTGGGGCCACGAAGCCATCGAGGCTAACTCCCAGTACTTCCACCTGGCAGCCTGGGCGGTGCCCGCGGTTAAGACCATCACCATCCTGGCCATGGGGCAGATCGACGGCGACCTGCTCAGCGGGGTCTGCTTCGTGGGTCTCAACAGCCTGGACCCGCTGCGGGGCTTCGTGCTGGCGCCCCTGTTCGTCTACTTGTTCATCGGCACCTCCTTCCTGCTGGCCGGCTTCGTCTCGCTGTTCCGCATCCGCACCATCATGAAGCACGACGGCACCAAGACTGAGAAGCTGGAGAAGCTCATGGTGAGGATCGGCGTCTTCAGCGTGCTCTACACCGTGCCCGCCACCATCGTCATCGCCTGTTACTTCTACGAGCAAGCTTTCAGGGAGCAGTGGGAGAGGAGCTGGGTCAGTCAGACTTGCAAGAGCTACGCCATCCCCTGCCCCCTGCACTACTACCCCAGGATGACCCCGGACTTCACGGTGTACATGATCAAATATCTCATGACCCTCATCGTGGGCATCACCTCGGGCTTTTGGATCTGGTCAGGCAAGACCTTACACTCGTGGCGCAAGTTCTACACTCGACTCACTAACAGCAAACACGGTGAGACCACCGTGTGA